The DNA region CCAATGCGGGCCTTGGCCATGACGGGGATGGTCACAGCTTCCatgatctccttgatcatgCCGGGGTCGGACATGCGCGCCACGCCACCATCTTTTCTGATATCGGCGGGGACACGTTCGAGGGCCATGACCGCGGCGGCACCGGCTTCTTCAGCAATGCGGGCCTGTGGAAGAATAGTCAGCTTCTCGCAGTCTGTTATCGTGGTTTCCAAGTGCAGCGTACCTGCTCCGCATTGACAACGTCCATGATCACACCACCCTTCAACATCTGGGCCAAACCGGCCTTGACCGTGAAGTCGGGGACACCGTTCTGCTGAGCCATTGTGATTGATATGAGAGATAGATAGGGTTGAGAAGAAGACAAGCGATTAAGTGGTGACAAGAGATGGAACGAATTGACCGTTTAGAAGATGCGAACGACCCGCTTGAAAAGAGAGGAATGAGTCAACGGACAGGTTCTAGACAGAAATAAGAATAATAAAAATGCGTTGCCTCTAGCGGCGAACGAACCACTTCCTTttcccctcccccgccgAACTTTTTCCCTCCGAGGGGCAGGCCTTCTCTGATTGGTCTTCGGTCCCGTGTTCACGTGCCACCGGTTCACGTTGTTCCCCGCGGACAAGTCAGGTGATTTGCTGACTGTTCTGCATGGTAATTTTGTATCGTAAGTTACAGATGGACTGACCGCCTTCTGACGTCACAATGTACAATCACCGTCTGTCGCTACGGTCAAGTAACATTCCAGCTTGTCCTGTTACTGTTTACTTTCAATTTATCAATTGCTTCAATATCTGTGACCTCTTCTTTAAAATCACCCACCACACCCAATCCAACCAACCACCCCGATCCTCCCCCATTGCATCTCGCACAgaaccaccatcaccatgtCCCTCCTCTCCCGAACTTCCACAGTCCTAGGCATCGGCCTTGGCCTCTCCTTCACAATGAACCCCCTCTCCCCCCTCCGCGCATCCCCGATGCAATGCCAATACAGCGCCCCCTACTACCGCACCGAAGCTCCCGCCGCAGAAACCGGCTGGGGCGTTCCCGCCGACGATCACCTGCTCTCCAAGCAGGGCAAGACGAGACCGGGTACGAGTGCGGGTGGGTTTCTGACGAAGAATAATATGAAGCAGGTTAGTTTCGGGAGTGTGTTGGGGTTGGTTGCGGGGGTTGGGTTGAGGGCTTTTTCGAGGGTGCTTGTTGTGTTGATTGGGATGGGGTTTGTTTTTGTTGAGGTATGTTGTTGTCATTGGACTCTGTTGTTGTGTGAATGGGGCTGGAGGGATAGGTGCTGACCGATTGTAGTGGGCTGCGTCGAAAGGGTATAACATTGTGCCTGTGAACCGGTTGCAGAGATATGTCAAGAACACCGACTTGCAAAGGGCGTTGTCGAAGTATGCGCCGTTTAAGGTGACCTTTGGTCTCACCATGTCGCTTGCTGCGTTTGCGCAGTTTTAGTAATAGGCTGTTTCGAGAACCCGCCAATACTCGATAATAAGACGTGGAGGCAGGTAGTATGGTTGGATCTTGTTCATGTTGCAGTACTATGTACGCAAGATAAAAACTCCCGCTAGGCATTAAATTAATACAAATTCCCTTCATACGAAGATATATACGCACGGGTATCATGGCAACTCAGCTCAACACCAAATCCTCCAGAACACCCTCCATTTCCTCTCTCGAAAGAGGAACCCCCAATATCTCCATCCCACTCGCGTCCATCCGCGACGTGATCATCTGGTGATCATGAAATTCCTTCAGCAGCGTCCGGAACATCATCTCCGACGAAGCGATGAATTCCTCTGTTGCTTTTTGGTACAGCATGCGGAATTCAATGCCTGTTTCGTCGTGGGCATTATTTTCTCCTTGTCCTTGGCcgccgtcttcgtcgtctgaGTTGTGTCCTTCGTCCAGCATTGTTATTAACTCGGTGAGGAGAAGGCGGTACAAGTTCTGCGCATTCTCTGGAAGACTCTTGAGCACAAACCCAAcaccttcttttcctccgaTGCGGCGGCCCTTGCGGCCCAAGAGGCCGTGGACTTCTTCGACAATGTCAAACTCTGCATCGAAGGGGGAGAATGTGGTGCAATCATGGAAAACAAagttgtattgatcgcggaAGTTGATGTCCCACATCAGAAGGAAGTTTGGTGTATCTGCTGTCGCAAGTAAACGGATCATAGGTGTTGCGGCCAATCGAGAAAGCAGGGCTTGGTTCACTGCTCGTCTGAGCGGAGGCGCATCAATCGAGTTGATCAGGACTGTAATGGGCTCTTGGTATGGTCGTGACTTGAGGACGGACTGCAGCAACTCCAAGACTTCGACTGGTTGTGAACCCAGTTTCGACGGGAGATCTGCACCAAGAACGGCTGTGGCAATCGTAGCAAAGATCGAACGAATGGAGATATTAGGCGTATGTCCGTTGACAATCACAATCGACGGCGATGCAGGACTATGTTTCTGATAAAGCCAATCCGCGAAAGACTGCAAAAGCCTCCGTTTGGACCCAAACCCATAGAGACATATATTGAATCCCTGGTCAAATTCGAAATCCCACTGCGGGAACGACCGATGATGCAAGTCCAGCAGGAACTCCTTCTCCCTGTTACACGGATCCGTATATCGCGCCAATGTATCAAAGTACTCTTCATGCGTTAACAGCGACACCTTATTCAATGTATTATTCGACGTATGTGTCGGACCCGCCCGGTTCTGGAAGAAATATCGTTCATGTGGCGGAAGCTCTCCCTCAGGTGTCGGGGAACGTTTGTTTCTCGCGCCCTTTGGTCGCCCTGCGCGGCGTTTGGGCGTTTGTGCTGGCTTTTCTGTTGGTTCTGCTGACGCCTCCACAGACTCCTTCACATCTTTGTCGCCATCTACAGTGGTGACATCCGGGGCAGTATGCTCATCCTCCAATATCTCCTCTGCTAACCGATCAGCACCATCCCACacctcctcgtcatcctgCTCGAGCAGTAACCGCGCGCTCTTCTTCTTAGCAGACCGATCTGCATTCCGTGCTCGCGTAGGCGTCGACACAACCGTGGGTTTGGTAGGAGTCGTAAAAAGGGCTTTTGCCTTTGCTCGCTGCGTAGGAGTCTTTAGTCCCGATTCTTTCAGGGCGGCCGGAGTCGCGGCGATGGATTTTCGCGGCGTTCGTTTCGTCGGACTCGCTTCGGGGGAGTCATTGCCAATGATATTGTTATTCACGGAGACGGAACCATTTGCCATAGTTCTCTGCCTCTTGGGCGTCGATACCGGATGGTATTCATCGTCGGAACCGGAATCTGGTTGTTTGCGCTTCATTTCGTGAGTTGCCAGTTCAAGTCAATGGGTAACCGGGAACAAAAGCGGAGCAATACCATTCAGCCAACGCGATACTGGAAATATTCGAATTAAAACAACAGAAGGGGCAAGCGCAGGTACAATAGCGGCAATGCAAGGGCTGGAGGAGGTTGCTGGGAATGCTCAAAGTGTGGTTCTTGTTCCTGAATAAAATCCGCCGGCGTGGTCTTTTTGCGCGTCTGGAACGCGTCCCAATGAGAAAAGATGCCGATGGGTTTCTCCGGCCCCGCGATATCGGAGCAACGATTCGAGATGAGAAAAGCCTCAACGCCCGAAATTGTTTAATTAACGAGCACGGAAGTATTTATCTCGGGTTTTTGCGTAGTGGGAGGTTTGTCTGCTGCCCCCACGTAGCAATTGACTGGAATTGGCATAGAGGCGCATTGTGAGTCACCACTCCCACGAGGATATAAATTGAACCTCCTCCGTCACACTAACACCCCAAAGTGCAATGGCCTCACAACCTGCAGCCACAATGGCTGCCTCAACCTTTGCGCGGATGGCCAAAGGCCAAGTCCGCCACTATTCTGCACCACTGGAAATGTCCATCCCGCAatccaaaaaaaaatacatcCCTGCCTCCGGCACCTACCCCAAGGGCTTCAACGTCTCCGGCACGCATGTCGGCGTGAAAGCCTCCAACACCAAGTTCCCGGACCTCGCGCTCATTTCGTCCGAGACGCCGTGCTCGGCTGCCGCGGTGTTTACGACGAATAAGTTCCAGGCCGCGCCGGTGCAGGTCAGTCGGGAGACGCTGCAGAGTCGGCGGGGAAGTGGGATTCGGTCTGTGGTTATTAACTCGGGGTGTGCGAATGCTGTTACGGGTAAGGGAGGCGTCGAGGATGCAATTGGCATGGGGGGTAAGGTTGATGAGTGCAATGGGGTTGCTGAGCCGAGTACCATTGTCATGAGTACCGGCGTTATTGGACAGCGGTACGTCTCCATCCTCGCCCATTGAGATATATACAAGAAGCTGATATTCAGTAAAGCCTGCCGATTTCCAAAATCCTCTCCAAAATCCCGGCCGCCCACGCCAACCTCTCCCCAACCCACGACTCCTGGCTCACAGCCGCCCGCGCAATCTGCACAACAGATACCTTCCCCAAACTCCTCTCCCAAACCTTCACCCTCCCCTCTTCCCCCGGCCGCACCTACTCCCTCGCTGGTATGACCAAAGGCGCGGGCATGATCCACCCCAACATGGCCACCCTCCTCGGCGTCCTCTGCACAGACGCCCCCATTGAGCCGCCCGCCCTTCAGTCCCTGCTCAAGCACGCCGTCGACCGCTCGTTCAACTCGATCTCCGTGGACGGAGACACAAGTACCAACGATACCATTGCTATTCTCGCGAACGGAGCTGGCGGCGGGGCGCCGGTTAACTCATCCTCGTCGAATGATTATACGGCTATGCGTGATGTTCTGACTACCTTTGCGCAATCGCTCTCGCAGCTGGTTGTTCGTGATGGCGAGGGAGCTACGAAGTTCGTCACTGTGCGCGTGCAGAACTCGCCGTCCTACGACTCTGGTAAACTCATCGCTTCGACTATTGCTCGCTCCCCGCTTGTCAAGACGGCTTTGTACGGCCGCGACGCGAACTGGGGACGTATTCTCTGTGCCATTGGATACACGCAGGGCGTTGAGGCTGGCACTGTGGTGCCAGAGCGGACGAGCGTGAGCTTTAAGCCTGTTGATGGTAGCCCTGTGTTGAAGCTCTTGGTGAACGGTGAGCCGGAGCAGGTTGATGAGGAGCGGGCGAGTGCCATTCTGCAGCATGAGGATTTGGAGATTCTGGTTGATCTGGGTGGTGGTGAACAGGGTGAGAATGGTCTTGGTGGTGAGGAGGCTACGTACTGGTTCTGTGACTTCAGTCATGAGTATGTGACTATCAACGGTGACTACCGGACTTAAATCAGAAAAAGGTAAAGTGTTGGATGAAATGTTGAGTTGATTATACCCAACTTCATTATGTTTACGTGCTTAAATGTGCACGGATTGAAGCCAATTACATCTATTTTGAATTTTCATTATATGGTTACAAACCAGGATTGTGTGCTATATACAGCGCAGCCTCACTTCCTTGTAGAACTCCCAGCATGACAGATAACATAAAATCATAAAAGACACTATCAATACATGTATAATGAAGTATTCAATGCTCCACATCTTGCCATCATTAATTATTATCCGTCATGTGGAAGACCTCAGAAGCAGTCTTCGCCGTAACAACACTCAACCCCGAAACGAAGAATCAAAAGAAACCACAGTCCTATCTCATACTGCTCGTCAAAAGACCCCTGCTTAGCTCCCGGGGACAAGGCCCTTGAGGCCAGAACCGAAGTCGCCCTCTCGGGCAGCGATTTCGAAGTATCCGTATATAATACTAGGAGATGTTAGTATCGGATTCAAAAATATAAAGTGAAAAGCAAACTTACGTAACGGCAAGCAGAATACCAGTACCGCTTCCAAGGGCACCAAGAAGGTCAGAGGCAACGGACAGAGCACCAATGCAAGCACCACCGAAAGCGGCAGCAGTGGGGATGATACGCTTCAGTTCCTTGTACATGCTCTGCTCACGGTGACCGGCCATGACGAGACCCTGGTCCTTGAGCTGCTTGGCAACATCACGGGGAGCAGAGCCGGAAACCTCAATCCAGGTCTTGGAGAAGAGGGCGCAGGCAACGAGCATGAAAGCAATGTAGACGGAGGTGTGAACGGGGTCGAGAAGGGCCTCCTTGAAGTTCAAGGGAGGAGACATGTAGTAGGCAATACCCGAAGCAGCATGGAGCTGAGCAGAACCCTCACGAGGCTCCCAGACACCGAGGAGCTTGACAAGGATGTTGTCAGAGAAACGCGAGTACAGCATCTGGCTGATCAGGAAGATGTTGGAGCACAGAGCGGACTGGAGCATGATGGGCATGTTGGAGGTGTAGAACAGGCGGACGGGGTAAGAACCACGCATGCCACGCTGGCGGGAGGACTTGACGGGGATCTCAACACGGAAGCCCTGGAGGTAGATGACGGAGGCAAAGACGATGACGGTAGCCAGGAGGTTCATGACGTTGGGGAGGTTCTGTCGGTAGAAAGCTTCGTACAGAGCACGCTGCTTGTCGGGCCAGGTCAACAGGAGGTGGAACAGGGCGATGATGGCACCCTCGAACTCGGGACCACGGCCAGTGTTGATGGTCGTGGGGGAGAAGGCCTTCCAAACAATCGACTCGCAGATGTTGGTCGCGATGAAAAGAGAGATACCGCTTCCGAGACCGTAGCCCTTCTGGAGCAGCTCATCGAGGAGAATGACCACAAGGCCAGCAACAACCAGCTGAACGATCAACAAAACACAGATACCGGCACCGAGGTCGCTGGGCTGGCCATAGAGACCAGTCAAGACGTAGACACAGGCCTGACCGAACGAAAGGATGATAGCGAAAAGCTTCTGAGCGGTCTGGTAGAGCTCACGGTCGGTCTTGAGGTCCAAGTTGACATCGATGAGGTGGGTACCAGCGAGGAGCTGCGCGTATGTCAGTCACAGGTCAAAAACACCAAAGTATAATAGCCAATGCATACCTGGAAAACCATGCCTGAAGAGATGATGGGAGTAATACCCAACTCCATGAGCGTACCCCGGTTACTGGCCAACATCATACGCAGCCAGTACAGCGGATCCGATGTGTCGGACGAGACGATACCATACAAGGGCATCTGACTCATAACCAAGAAGATCAACAAGGTCAACTGCGCCATTGTCAGCCTCCGCGCTGTTATCCATGTTGCCAACGTTGTAACATACTCCCGTCCACATCAGTTTCTGGTTGAAGGGAACCTTGGTCTCCGGGGCTGCCACCTCCGGGAGGAGGGGCGTGAAGGGCTTAATCAGATCGAGGAAGCGAACTATTATCCGGTTGTCAGTATGACTCGATCAATTGAAGCTGGAGTGACGGCGATCGCGTGTCTGGGGAACTCACGTCCGCTCATGGTGACGGTCGACCTCCCGAGTCAATAAGCGGAGGAattagggagagaaagagggaaaggaagaggaaatgaagaaaaagaggctGGAATCAAGGGccagccaaaaaaaaaaaaaaaagcgaagAACGATTGAACCGAAGAGAAAGTGAAGGAGGAAGGAGATCGGGacagaaaagggaagaagtgCTAAAGACGCCTCGCTGGCCACTTTTTCCCTTCCCAGCCACGCTAACCCGTTGAGGCCACTTGGTCGCATCTCCGCCGGCAGTACTAACCATGAGTTTACAACGCTGCTTCACCTCAATTTTGGTGTGTTTACGCGTTTTTACGCTCAACTGAATTTTTTATACTTGTTATATTGTTTATATTCTATATCTAGTTTGCTCTCATAGACATGCAATTCATCATGCGTCCTCCTTCCAGAGAAGTCCGCTAATCAATACATAGACCTGACAAAGGCAACTGGAGAAGATGTTGCTATCCAATACATCTTGCTCGTAGAGGTGTTTATACCAAGGTCATGCACGACACACAAAGGAAATGCATAGTACAAAGGAAATAAATAACACATCGATAACAAGCCTAGTCAACGAGACTTAGGCAGTCATCAACCACTGTTTCCAGTTCTCCTAACCGTGTCTTCAGGCCGTtgttctcttctttgagaACACCAAGCACGGTCCAAGCTTCAGAGGATGGCACGCCGTGGCATATACTGCACTTGGACGGGTTACTACCAAAAGTGGACGAGGCGAGTCCCTTGAGTCGGTCATACGCCGACGGACGTTGTGGGGTTGTACGAATGGGCTCTTTCCGGGGTTGCAATGTATTCGACGTTGGGGGAGACAGGGCCGCTTGTGGGATGTTGGGCGACAATGCCATAGTCGAAACAGTCGAAGTCGGCGAGACAACACCATCGCGACGTGAGAATATACTATCTGCCGAGCTCTCATCGCCAGATTCAAAGCCGGAGTCACTGGTGAACGTACTGGCGCGTTTCGAGCTTCTCTTTGAGGCGGTGAACTCGGCCCCTGAATCAGAGGTGACATCGTCCTCGGGAGGTTTGACTAGCATCACGCTGTGTCGACgtgcttcttcctctcgTTGACGTGTTTGTTTCTCTTGCTCCAACTCTTCGGCCATGGCCTTGATGGCtctctcctgttcttgtaCCTTTTCGGCCATTCCATCGAGTTGAACCTTCAGATGCCCTACACGGGTCCGTGTTTCCTCGAGCTCCTCCTGTTTTTCATTCTTGTCCGCGTTGGCTTCGTGGAGCGCGAACGTTCTTTGTTTGTAGGCGGCTTGTAGGCGTTTGATCATGGTATCGGCATTGTTCCGGAGGGCATTGAACGCTTCCTGGCCTTCGAGTTCGTCGGATCCGGGTGGGAAGAGAGCGGCGGTGACGTCGAGGTTCAGCAGCTCGTCTTCAGCGGGTTCGGGGCGCTGCTCTTGTCGCTTTCCGAAGAGAGAAAATCGGCTAGGCGTCGTGGCCTGCTTCAACGGCGACGGATAGGTCATGCGCTTCTGCGTTAGGCCCGTAGGTCGTTCCATCTTGATCGATGTTGTCATGGGTGATTCTTCGTCGGATGTTTGACGCATTGCTCCCACGTTGACGGGCTCCGACTTTCCTTGAAACCAGTCCGAGAACCGTTTTGCTCCTTCGCCAACCCTTCTCCGAGTAAGCGCGGTTGTGTGGTAGGCGTCGAGGTCTTCAGTAGTCTTAGACTGGTCTGTGAACAACTGTGTTGACGGCAAAGGAGTTGGGCGTGAGATGCCTTCGGTGTTGACGCGGCGGTGAGAAATGTAAGCAGGGAACTTCTTTGCAGGTGATGATGTATTGATATGTTGTGTCAAAGAAGCTGCAGGTACGTCCTCCTCGTGGGACATATGACGATCGTCATAAGGCTGCTGAATCGAGTCACCCTTAGCGGACAGGACAGCAGTGGAGGGAGGTTTAAGATTATCCAGCGCCGGATACAGTGATATGGAAGATTGTTCGAGGCCTTGAAGCATGCTCACGTCTGAAGAATTGAAAAAGCGTAGCGTGAATAAGGGATGACGGGATTCTGGAATGGTAACTGGTAGGTTTGCCGGACTGGAATGCCACGTTGATGGGGCCCGGCCGTTGAGCTGCAATAATGCACGGGTATGACTCGCTAGGCCGCGATTTGATTCGGGGAAGTGTGGGAGAGGAATTTGGGCAACGTATGGAGGAAAAGGGGAACGGAGATTGAGCAGCGGTCTCCTGACGGAAGAGCGGtctttctcctttttttctcGTTTAGTCCCGGCGTTGATGCGGAGATTGGACTTAATCTAAGCAATAGGCCCAGACCAACAGCGTAAAGAATCAATAATGGACAATAATAGTTTGTTCCGTAAGTCGTAATAGCGAATAGCAGTCGTAATCACGTATAAAAATAATCGTTCAAACCAAATGGAAGCGAACGAAGCCGTATCCGAGTGATACTCCGTATGTCTATCTGTCTCTTGGAGGAGCGTTGGCAACGAGCGCAACCGGAGATACTAATACTCGCACGTGCCCTCTGGGTCGATGCGAAACGCGCAACGGAGAAATGAAAAGAGGAGCGAGCAAGCGCTAAAAGGATGATATGAAGAAACCGGGGGGATGTTTGAAAGATGACAAGGGTCCGAGTTTCAAGTGGAATCGATTCCGGGGCCTGCAAGCAAGCAACTAGCGGGAGATTCTGTTCTTATGGATCGAGAATATTGACGAGGTTGGGCCGTTGACAGCGTCAAGAGCAGAGTATCGGGTTATTATCGCCTGCTGAGCACGTCGTCGATCGCTGAAAATGCGGTGGCTGAAcggtttcttttctcttcttacTCGATACAGGGCTTCTCTGGACTCCACATGCGCTGAGGCAGAGCTTTTAATTGATTGAATTAAGAGATGGTGATTTTCCGTTCTGTGTTATTCTTAGAGCAGTTTGCCGTCGCCGAGAGTGTGCGATTCTTCAGACGTCACTGTCACGGTCACCATGTGGATGATTGGAATGATGGATGGCATCAGAGTTCCCGAATATTCTGAGAATGCCTTGTAGGTAGGCATCTGGTCAGCCTGGAATGCAGTGCTGGTGCCCTTCAGTTGAAGCACTGGTATCCTGCCATTTGCCATCGACAATAGGCGTCTTCATGTCTATATATAGCCGTCACTCTGCAAAGATTGAGAACAGAGTCAACGAGTATGAATTGATCTAAATCCGTAGCTGTGTAGCTGTAGATAGAAGTAGAAGGCTAAGATGGTTGAAGGGAGAGTGAGTTGAGGTCTGCGGTCACA from Aspergillus chevalieri M1 DNA, chromosome 2, nearly complete sequence includes:
- a CDS encoding bifunctional ornithine acetyltransferase/N-acetylglutamate synthase (BUSCO:EOG09262528;~COG:E;~EggNog:ENOG410PH6D;~InterPro:IPR042195,IPR016117,IPR002813;~MEROPS:MER0011829;~PFAM:PF01960;~go_function: GO:0004358 - glutamate N-acetyltransferase activity [Evidence IEA];~go_process: GO:0006526 - arginine biosynthetic process [Evidence IEA]), with the translated sequence MASQPAATMAASTFARMAKGQVRHYSAPLEMSIPQSKKKYIPASGTYPKGFNVSGTHVGVKASNTKFPDLALISSETPCSAAAVFTTNKFQAAPVQVSRETLQSRRGSGIRSVVINSGCANAVTGKGGVEDAIGMGGKVDECNGVAEPSTIVMSTGVIGQRLPISKILSKIPAAHANLSPTHDSWLTAARAICTTDTFPKLLSQTFTLPSSPGRTYSLAGMTKGAGMIHPNMATLLGVLCTDAPIEPPALQSLLKHAVDRSFNSISVDGDTSTNDTIAILANGAGGGAPVNSSSSNDYTAMRDVLTTFAQSLSQLVVRDGEGATKFVTVRVQNSPSYDSGKLIASTIARSPLVKTALYGRDANWGRILCAIGYTQGVEAGTVVPERTSVSFKPVDGSPVLKLLVNGEPEQVDEERASAILQHEDLEILVDLGGGEQGENGLGGEEATYWFCDFSHEYVTINGDYRT
- the SEC61 gene encoding translocon subunit SEC61 (BUSCO:EOG092620E4;~COG:O,U;~EggNog:ENOG410PX0Y;~InterPro:IPR019561,IPR023201,IPR030659,IPR002208;~PFAM:PF10559,PF00344;~TransMembrane:10 (i33-55o75-100i120-139o145-167i174-195o244-263i284-306o361-380i416-434o440-458i);~go_component: GO:0016020 - membrane [Evidence IEA];~go_process: GO:0015031 - protein transport [Evidence IEA]), producing MSGLRFLDLIKPFTPLLPEVAAPETKVPFNQKLMWTGLTLLIFLVMSQMPLYGIVSSDTSDPLYWLRMMLASNRGTLMELGITPIISSGMVFQLLAGTHLIDVNLDLKTDRELYQTAQKLFAIILSFGQACVYVLTGLYGQPSDLGAGICVLLIVQLVVAGLVVILLDELLQKGYGLGSGISLFIATNICESIVWKAFSPTTINTGRGPEFEGAIIALFHLLLTWPDKQRALYEAFYRQNLPNVMNLLATVIVFASVIYLQGFRVEIPVKSSRQRGMRGSYPVRLFYTSNMPIMLQSALCSNIFLISQMLYSRFSDNILVKLLGVWEPREGSAQLHAASGIAYYMSPPLNFKEALLDPVHTSVYIAFMLVACALFSKTWIEVSGSAPRDVAKQLKDQGLVMAGHREQSMYKELKRIIPTAAAFGGACIGALSVASDLLGALGSGTGILLAVTIIYGYFEIAAREGDFGSGLKGLVPGS
- a CDS encoding uncharacterized protein (COG:S;~EggNog:ENOG410PRFM), whose amino-acid sequence is MLQGLEQSSISLYPALDNLKPPSTAVLSAKGDSIQQPYDDRHMSHEEDVPAASLTQHINTSSPAKKFPAYISHRRVNTEGISRPTPLPSTQLFTDQSKTTEDLDAYHTTALTRRRVGEGAKRFSDWFQGKSEPVNVGAMRQTSDEESPMTTSIKMERPTGLTQKRMTYPSPLKQATTPSRFSLFGKRQEQRPEPAEDELLNLDVTAALFPPGSDELEGQEAFNALRNNADTMIKRLQAAYKQRTFALHEANADKNEKQEELEETRTRVGHLKVQLDGMAEKVQEQERAIKAMAEELEQEKQTRQREEEARRHSVMLVKPPEDDVTSDSGAEFTASKRSSKRASTFTSDSGFESGDESSADSIFSRRDGVVSPTSTVSTMALSPNIPQAALSPPTSNTLQPRKEPIRTTPQRPSAYDRLKGLASSTFGSNPSKCSICHGVPSSEAWTVLGVLKEENNGLKTRLGELETVVDDCLSLVD
- a CDS encoding uncharacterized protein (COG:S;~EggNog:ENOG410PSED;~InterPro:IPR007014;~PFAM:PF04930), yielding MSLLSRTSTVLGIGLGLSFTMNPLSPLRASPMQCQYSAPYYRTEAPAAETGWGVPADDHLLSKQGKTRPGTSAGGFLTKNNMKQVSFGSVLGLVAGVGLRAFSRVLVVLIGMGFVFVEWAASKGYNIVPVNRLQRYVKNTDLQRALSKYAPFKVTFGLTMSLAAFAQF
- the ORC2 gene encoding origin recognition complex subunit 2 (COG:L;~EggNog:ENOG410PIIK;~InterPro:IPR007220;~PFAM:PF04084;~go_component: GO:0000808 - origin recognition complex [Evidence IEA];~go_component: GO:0005634 - nucleus [Evidence IEA];~go_process: GO:0006260 - DNA replication [Evidence IEA]), which encodes MRKQPDSGSDDEYHPVSTPKRQRTMANGSVSVNNNIIGNDSPEASPTKRTPRKSIAATPAALKESGLKTPTQRAKAKALFTTPTKPTVVSTPTRARNADRSAKKKSARLLLEQDDEEVWDGADRLAEEILEDEHTAPDVTTVDGDKDVKESVEASAEPTEKPAQTPKRRAGRPKGARNKRSPTPEGELPPHERYFFQNRAGPTHTSNNTLNKVSLLTHEEYFDTLARYTDPCNREKEFLLDLHHRSFPQWDFEFDQGFNICLYGFGSKRRLLQSFADWLYQKHSPASPSIVIVNGHTPNISIRSIFATIATAVLGADLPSKLGSQPVEVLELLQSVLKSRPYQEPITVLINSIDAPPLRRAVNQALLSRLAATPMIRLLATADTPNFLLMWDINFRDQYNFVFHDCTTFSPFDAEFDIVEEVHGLLGRKGRRIGGKEGVGFVLKSLPENAQNLYRLLLTELITMLDEGHNSDDEDGGQGQGENNAHDETGIEFRMLYQKATEEFIASSEMMFRTLLKEFHDHQMITSRMDASGMEILGVPLSREEMEGVLEDLVLS